TTGAGAAGCCTGAAGTAGTTGCAGACAAAGAGGATAACTTGACTAGTGATGTGGTTGCAGACAAAGAGATAAACTTCACTAGTGAAGCTCAAGCTGAAGACGAGCAAACTCAAGCCTCCTTAGAGTTCTTGAACGATATCAAGGTATTTTCATTACCTATTAGCAGCTTTTACATCTGCTTAGAGTTTTGATTGTATGAAATGCCTCTTGTTCATAGACTTCATAGTATGTATGTTGACTATGATTACGAAAATGTAAGAATCAGTTGATGTTTTGGGGTTTTGTAATGCAGCTGGACTCAGACAACACGTATTCAATCGTTCTCTATGGGTTTGGTTCTGTACTTGCTATCTACTTGACTTCTGCAATCGTTGGTTCACTCGAATCAGTCCCTCTGGTTAGTTACCTCGAGCCATCCTTTTTATTTTTGTTTCCAAACACATGTTATACTAACATTTCATTTGGATGGTTCAGTTACCTAAGCTCATGGAAGTGGTTGGTCTCGGATACACACTCTGGTTCACGACACGTTACTTGCTTTTTAAGGTATTATCTAAATACTATTGAGTTTATATTTTAAATCACCCGTTTTCTCATTTCTTGTTTAATAAAACGACAATTTTAACTTTCTTTGCAGAGTAACAGAGAAGAACTCAAGACAAAGATTAGTGAAATCAAAAAGCAAGTTCTTGGCTCTGATAGTGATTGAGTAGTTCGTTTTTTTTTTTTCTTTTGTTTTTGCTTGCTTGCTTGTGTAGAATGAAAAAGAAAACTTGTTTCCCTTCCCACTGAACTGTTGTTAGGAAAAAATAGTTGGTCGTTGTTTTTTTCTTTTTGGTTCACAGTGTTGAAGAACATCTTTTGATACATATAGAAGA
The DNA window shown above is from Brassica oleracea var. oleracea cultivar TO1000 chromosome C3, BOL, whole genome shotgun sequence and carries:
- the LOC106331873 gene encoding protein CURVATURE THYLAKOID 1D, chloroplastic, encoding MELSTVTTITHLPPTTSRHVYLTGNTAPVSRISLPLQGNVPSLCLQSHTLRCTRKFPGETVSEDTSTGVNEFGLEKPEVVADKEDNLTSDVVADKEINFTSEAQAEDEQTQASLEFLNDIKLDSDNTYSIVLYGFGSVLAIYLTSAIVGSLESVPLLPKLMEVVGLGYTLWFTTRYLLFKSNREELKTKISEIKKQVLGSDSD